Proteins co-encoded in one Taeniopygia guttata chromosome 4, bTaeGut7.mat, whole genome shotgun sequence genomic window:
- the DCK gene encoding deoxycytidine kinase, producing MATPPKRCRTDRRLRKVAVEGNIAAGKSTFVNILKQAGEEWEVVPEPVARWCNVQQSSGDDCEELSTSQRSGGNVLRMMYEKPERWAFTFQTYACLSRIRAQLGALERKRGDVQNPVVFFERSVYSDRYIFAANLYESDCMNETEWTIYQDWHDWMNKQFGSRLALDGIIYLRATPEKCLNRIYLRGRDEEQEIPIEYLEKLHYKHESWLQHRTLRTNFDYLQEIPILTLDVNEDFKGKKDRYDHMIDKVKEFLSTL from the exons ATGGCCACCCCGCCCAAGCGCTGCCGGACCGACCGCCGCCTCAGGAAGGTCGCCGTGGAGGGCAACATCG CTGCAGGGAAATCCACATTTGTGAATATTCTGAAACAAGCCGGTGAGGAGTGGGAAGTGGTTCCCGAGCCTGTAGCTAGATGGTGCAATGTCCAGCAAAGCTCTGGAGACGACTGTGAG GAGCTGAGCACGTCGCAGAGGAGCGGCGGGAACGTTCTGCGGATGATGTATGAGAAGCCGGAGCGCTGGGCCTTCACCTTCCAGACGTACGCCTGCCTCAGCAGGATCCGGGCTCAGCTCGGCGCCCTGGAGCGCAAGCGTGGGGACGTGCAGAATCCCGTGGTGTTCTTCGAGCGCTCCGTCTACAGCGACAG GTACATCTTTGCTGCTAATTTATACGAGTCTGACTGCATGAACGAGACCGAGTGGACAATTTACCAGGACTGGCACGACTGGATGAATAAACAGTTTGGCTCGAGGCTGGCTCTGGATGGGATCATTTATCTCCGAGCCACTCCTGAG AAATGTTTGAATAGGATTTACTTGCGTGGAAGAGATGAGGAACAAGAAATCCCCATTGAATATCTGGAGAAGCTTCACTACAAACATGAAAGTTGGCTCCAGCACAGGACACTGCG AACAAATTTTGACTATCTTCAGGAAATTCCGATTTTAACGCTTGATGTTAACGAAGACTTCAAAGGCAAAAAGGACAGATATGATCACATGATCGACAAG GTCAAGGAATTTTTGAGCACGTTGTAA